In a single window of the Canis lupus familiaris isolate Mischka breed German Shepherd chromosome 2, alternate assembly UU_Cfam_GSD_1.0, whole genome shotgun sequence genome:
- the CBLN1 gene encoding cerebellin-1, giving the protein MLGVVELLLLGAAWLAGPARGQNETEPIVLEGKCLVVCDSNPTSDPTGTALGISVRSGSAKVAFSAIRSTNHEPSEMSNRTMIIYFDQVLVNIGNNFDSERSTFIAPRKGIYSFNFHVVKVYNRQTIQVSLMLNGWPVISAFAGDQDVTREAASNGVLIQMEKGDRAYLKLERGNLMGGWKYSTFSGFLVFPL; this is encoded by the exons ATGCTGGGCGTcgtggagctgctgctgctgggggctGCGTGGCTGGCGGGCCCGGCCCGCGGGCAGAATGAGACGGAGCCCATCGTGCTGGAAGGCAAGTGCCTGGTGGTGTGCGACTCCAACCCCACGTCCGATCCCACGGGCACAGCTCTGGGCATCTCGGTGCGCTCCGGCAGCGCCAAGGTGGCTTTCTCTGCCATCAGAAGCACCAACCACGAGCCGTCCGAGATGAGTAATCGCACTATGATCATCTACTTTGACCAG GTACTAGTGAACATCGGGAACAACTTTGATTCAGAACGCAGCACTTTCATCGCCCCGCGCAAAGGGATCTACAGTTTTAACTTCCACGTGGTTAAAGTCTACAACAGACAGACCATTCAG GTGAGCCTCATGTTAAACGGGTGGCCGGTGATTTCAGCCTTTGCTGGTGACCAGGACGTGACCCGGGAGGCCGCCAGCAATGGAGTTCTAATCCAGATGGAGAAAGGCGACCGAGCATACCTCAAGCTGGAGCGGGGGAACTTGATGGGGGGCTGGAAGTACTCGACCTTCTCCGGATTCTTGGTGTTTCCCCTCTGA